A region of Paenibacillus sp. JNUCC-31 DNA encodes the following proteins:
- the greA gene encoding transcription elongation factor GreA, producing the protein MSDKEVILTPEGLKKLEEELEMLKSVKRREVAERIKVAIGYGDISENSEYEDAKNEQAFIEGRVITLEKLLRNARIINSDEIDTEAVSVGATVTVEDLEFGDITEYTIVGTAESNPLQNKISNESPVGKAILGKKKGTVVDVSVPAGVIQYKIVDIKK; encoded by the coding sequence ATGAGCGATAAGGAAGTTATCCTTACACCAGAGGGACTTAAGAAGCTTGAAGAAGAACTGGAAATGCTAAAATCGGTGAAGCGCCGCGAAGTGGCTGAACGGATTAAAGTAGCCATCGGGTATGGAGATATTAGTGAAAACTCCGAATACGAAGACGCGAAGAACGAACAGGCTTTCATTGAAGGCCGCGTGATCACGTTGGAGAAGTTGCTCCGGAATGCACGGATTATCAACAGCGACGAGATCGATACCGAAGCCGTAAGCGTTGGTGCGACAGTTACAGTAGAAGATCTTGAGTTCGGCGACATCACTGAATATACGATCGTAGGTACTGCGGAGTCGAATCCGCTTCAGAACAAAATATCGAACGAAAGCCCTGTTGGCAAAGCCATTCTGGGTAAGAAAAAAGGTACGGTTGTTGATGTAAGCGTGCCTGCTGGCGTAATTCAATATAAAATTGTAGATATTAAAAAGTAA
- a CDS encoding TrkH family potassium uptake protein — MKFRLHIAKFLSPPLILVGGFMLIITIGTILLMLPVSNQSGRHLAFIDALFTSTSAACVTGLVVVDVGTTFNLFGQIVIMVLMQLGGLGFMTIATLFALVLGKRISLKDRLLLKEAINADSMEGIVRIIRKVLIFSFTIEGVAAIILAVRWATEMPFGQAVYYGAFHSVSLFNNGGFDLFGNSFQYYTGDWLFNVTASVLVISGGLGFVVLNDLFEFRKRRRLSLQSKLVLSVSGALIGIGAIVLFVFEFTNGHTLASLSWSEKIYASFFQSVSTRSSGTSTIDITQMRQATQFFFILLMFIGASPGSTGGGIKTTTFLIMIGAVYAMIRGNKDIVFFRQRVPKELLMRALTIIMVSLIIFMVVVMLLLTTEDAPFIALMFEAASAIGTVGLSVGVTHELTDWGKIIIVFTMFIGRIGPLTIAYALRPRKEKKLYRHPEGRIIIG, encoded by the coding sequence ATGAAGTTTAGGCTTCACATTGCTAAATTCCTATCGCCTCCATTGATCCTGGTTGGTGGTTTTATGCTAATAATCACGATCGGTACGATTCTGCTCATGCTGCCTGTATCCAATCAAAGCGGAAGGCATTTGGCGTTTATTGATGCGCTGTTTACTTCGACTTCTGCTGCATGTGTGACCGGGTTAGTTGTTGTGGATGTAGGTACGACCTTTAACCTGTTTGGTCAGATCGTGATTATGGTGCTTATGCAGCTTGGTGGTCTTGGCTTCATGACGATTGCAACGCTGTTTGCATTGGTTCTGGGCAAGCGAATCTCGCTTAAGGACAGGCTGCTGCTCAAAGAAGCTATCAATGCTGACAGTATGGAAGGCATTGTACGCATTATACGCAAGGTGCTGATCTTTTCGTTTACCATCGAAGGAGTGGCTGCCATTATATTGGCAGTGCGCTGGGCAACGGAAATGCCTTTTGGACAGGCGGTATACTATGGCGCTTTTCACTCGGTTTCATTATTTAATAATGGTGGTTTTGATCTGTTTGGGAACAGTTTTCAATATTATACAGGGGACTGGCTGTTTAACGTCACAGCTTCCGTGCTGGTTATATCGGGTGGACTCGGATTTGTGGTGTTGAATGATTTGTTTGAGTTTCGCAAGCGACGTCGTTTATCATTACAGTCCAAACTGGTATTGTCTGTATCGGGTGCACTGATTGGTATCGGTGCAATTGTACTGTTTGTATTTGAATTCACAAATGGGCACACACTGGCTTCTCTTAGTTGGAGTGAAAAGATCTACGCCTCCTTCTTCCAATCTGTCTCCACACGTTCTTCGGGCACGAGCACCATTGATATTACCCAAATGAGGCAGGCTACCCAGTTCTTCTTTATTCTGTTGATGTTTATTGGGGCATCTCCAGGATCAACCGGGGGCGGGATCAAGACAACAACGTTCCTGATCATGATTGGGGCGGTGTATGCCATGATTCGTGGTAATAAAGATATTGTGTTTTTCCGTCAGCGTGTTCCCAAAGAGCTGTTGATGAGAGCGTTGACGATTATTATGGTCTCCCTGATCATATTCATGGTCGTGGTGATGCTTTTGTTAACGACAGAGGATGCCCCATTTATTGCACTTATGTTTGAGGCGGCCTCAGCGATCGGAACGGTAGGTTTGTCGGTGGGAGTAACGCATGAATTAACCGATTGGGGCAAAATCATTATCGTTTTTACCATGTTTATAGGACGGATTGGGCCATTAACCATTGCATACGCGCTCCGTCCACGCAAAGAAAAGAAATTGTATCGCCATCCGGAAGGTCGGATTATTATCGGATAA
- the lysS gene encoding lysine--tRNA ligase, whose protein sequence is MTDEVLNQETELSELLQIRRDKLDELRKLGIDPFGQKYVRTEEAGSILKKYDELTKEELEEKHIEVSIAGRIMAKRGMGKASFAHIQDLSGRIQIYVRQDTVPEDKYAAFSLLDLGDIVGVSGVIFKTKTGETSVKVQNLEVLSKSLYPLPDKYHGLADVELRYRQRYVDLIMNREVQQTFITRSKIIQSMRRYLDSLGYLEVETPTLHTIAGGAAARPFITHHNALDMELYMRIAIELHLKRLIVGGLEKVYEIGRVYRNEGMSTRHNPEFTMIELYEAYADYQDIMRLTENLVAHIAQEVLGTQVIQYADYQVDLTPQWRRVTMVDAVKEVVGVDFSVHMTDEEARRLAKEHKVPVEKHMTFGHILNAFFEHFVEETLIQPTFIMGHPVEISPLAKKSDVDPRFTDRFELFIVGREHANAFTELNDPIDQRQRFEAQLLEKEHGNDEAHEMDDDFIRALEYGMPPTGGLGIGIDRLIMLLTNSPSIRDVLLFPHMRPRTQD, encoded by the coding sequence ATGACGGATGAAGTCTTGAATCAGGAAACCGAACTAAGTGAGCTTTTACAAATTCGCCGCGACAAATTGGACGAGCTCCGCAAATTGGGGATCGACCCTTTTGGCCAAAAATACGTACGTACGGAAGAAGCCGGCTCCATTCTGAAGAAGTATGATGAACTGACCAAGGAAGAGCTGGAAGAGAAGCACATCGAAGTCAGTATTGCCGGACGGATTATGGCGAAGCGGGGAATGGGTAAAGCGAGCTTTGCACATATTCAGGACCTGAGCGGCAGAATCCAGATCTATGTTCGTCAGGATACTGTGCCGGAAGACAAATACGCTGCATTCAGCCTGCTCGATCTGGGGGATATTGTGGGTGTCTCGGGTGTAATCTTCAAGACCAAGACAGGTGAAACTTCGGTTAAGGTTCAAAATCTCGAAGTACTGTCCAAGTCACTCTACCCGCTTCCGGATAAATATCATGGACTCGCGGATGTAGAGCTGCGCTACCGCCAGCGCTATGTTGACCTGATTATGAATCGTGAAGTGCAGCAGACCTTCATTACCCGTTCCAAGATCATTCAGTCGATGCGCCGGTACCTGGATTCCCTGGGCTATCTGGAAGTGGAAACTCCGACGCTGCACACCATTGCTGGTGGAGCTGCTGCTCGTCCATTCATTACGCATCACAATGCGCTGGATATGGAATTGTACATGCGGATCGCGATTGAGCTTCACCTGAAACGTCTGATTGTAGGCGGGTTGGAGAAAGTATATGAAATCGGGCGTGTATACCGTAACGAAGGGATGTCGACACGTCACAACCCTGAGTTCACGATGATTGAACTTTATGAGGCGTATGCTGATTATCAGGATATCATGCGTTTGACTGAGAATCTTGTTGCCCATATCGCACAGGAAGTGCTTGGCACGCAAGTTATCCAATATGCAGACTATCAAGTGGATCTTACGCCACAATGGCGCCGCGTTACGATGGTAGATGCTGTTAAGGAAGTTGTGGGTGTGGACTTCTCCGTGCATATGACGGATGAGGAAGCTCGCCGTTTGGCGAAAGAACATAAGGTTCCAGTTGAAAAACATATGACATTTGGACATATTCTGAATGCATTCTTCGAACATTTTGTAGAGGAAACGTTGATTCAACCAACCTTTATCATGGGGCATCCGGTTGAGATTTCTCCGCTGGCGAAGAAGAGTGATGTAGACCCACGCTTCACGGACCGCTTCGAGCTGTTTATTGTTGGACGTGAGCATGCCAATGCCTTTACGGAGCTGAATGATCCAATCGATCAGCGTCAGCGCTTTGAAGCACAATTGCTCGAGAAAGAACACGGAAACGACGAAGCGCACGAAATGGATGATGATTTCATCCGTGCACTCGAATATGGTATGCCACCAACAGGTGGACTGGGAATCGGTATCGATCGTCTGATCATGTTGTTGACCAATTCACCGTCGATCCGTGACGTACTGCTCTTCCCGCACATGCGTCCTCGTACACAGGATTAA
- a CDS encoding TetR/AcrR family transcriptional regulator produces MPKIVDHDKQRLLVAEAAWRVIRRDGMEQASVRNIAVEAGISAGSMRHYFSTQSELLLYAMNLVSERVSNRIAQMSFDASPLENMKLLLLELLPSTDEKMAEMEVWYAFTAKSKTEPALKEHADKVYDKLRHAMATVITYLMELNLSRTDLDKELEIERLYALIDGLGIHAILRPDQMNTKIMDDILTMHLVTLCRDPE; encoded by the coding sequence ATGCCTAAAATAGTTGATCATGATAAGCAGCGTCTGCTCGTGGCTGAAGCGGCCTGGCGCGTCATTCGAAGAGATGGCATGGAACAAGCCTCTGTTCGAAATATTGCGGTAGAGGCTGGCATATCAGCCGGATCTATGCGCCATTACTTTTCAACCCAATCGGAACTACTCCTATATGCAATGAATCTGGTATCGGAACGGGTCTCGAATCGAATTGCCCAGATGTCCTTTGATGCTTCTCCATTGGAGAATATGAAGCTTCTGTTGCTAGAACTCTTGCCAAGTACGGATGAAAAAATGGCCGAAATGGAGGTGTGGTACGCTTTTACAGCCAAATCCAAGACCGAACCCGCTCTCAAAGAGCATGCCGACAAAGTATATGATAAACTCAGACACGCAATGGCTACGGTTATCACCTACCTTATGGAGCTCAATCTCTCCCGTACAGATCTCGACAAGGAGCTGGAAATTGAACGGCTGTACGCTTTGATCGACGGTTTGGGAATTCATGCGATTCTTCGCCCTGACCAAATGAACACCAAGATCATGGATGACATTCTTACCATGCATCTTGTAACGTTATGCCGGGATCCAGAATAG